The following are encoded in a window of Salegentibacter mishustinae genomic DNA:
- a CDS encoding type B 50S ribosomal protein L31 yields the protein MKQGIHPENYRLVAFKDMSNEDVFITKSTANTKETIEVEGTEYPLIKLEISRTSHPYYTGQTKLVDSAGRIDKFKNKYKKFKK from the coding sequence ATGAAGCAGGGAATCCATCCGGAAAATTATAGATTGGTAGCATTTAAAGATATGTCTAACGAAGATGTATTCATTACCAAATCTACCGCAAACACTAAAGAAACTATAGAAGTAGAAGGTACAGAATATCCACTTATCAAGTTGGAGATCTCCAGAACTTCTCACCCATACTACACCGGGCAAACCAAATTGGTTGATAGCGCCGGGCGTATTGACAAGTTTAAAAACAAATACAAGAAATTTAAGAAATAA
- a CDS encoding DUF4199 domain-containing protein, with translation MENSKANSKGVILNYGVLLGILSVVLGVIMYVTNDYLNPGWVYGTIGFIVIIVAIVLGIKAYKSQNNNYLSLKEAFKLGLGIALIGALISVVWQLILMNVLEPDYMSQMADVQRTQMTENFPNMSESQINDAMEMNAKFSSPWIVAAFAIIGNLFFGFIIALIAGLIMKYKNPQDV, from the coding sequence ATGGAAAATTCTAAAGCAAACTCTAAAGGCGTAATTCTTAATTATGGAGTACTACTCGGTATTTTATCTGTAGTTCTTGGCGTAATCATGTATGTAACCAATGATTATCTAAACCCGGGGTGGGTATATGGCACAATTGGTTTTATAGTTATTATTGTGGCAATCGTGTTAGGAATAAAGGCTTACAAATCTCAAAACAACAATTATTTATCTTTAAAAGAAGCTTTTAAACTAGGTTTGGGAATTGCATTAATTGGAGCTTTAATTAGCGTAGTTTGGCAGTTAATTTTAATGAATGTTCTTGAACCTGATTATATGAGCCAAATGGCTGATGTGCAGCGCACTCAAATGACAGAGAATTTTCCAAATATGAGCGAGTCTCAAATTAACGATGCTATGGAAATGAATGCAAAATTCTCTTCCCCGTGGATCGTTGCCGCTTTTGCAATTATTGGTAACTTGTTTTTTGGTTTTATAATAGCCCTTATAGCCGGCTTAATTATGAAATATAAGAACCCACAAGACGTATAA
- a CDS encoding glycosyltransferase family 2 protein, whose protein sequence is MQISVVIPLLNEEQSLTELYNWIAKVMRSNSFSHEIIFIDDGSTDDSWRTIEALVDSDKAVKGIKFNRNYGKSQALHAGFLRAQGDVIITMDADLQDNPEEIPELYKLIKEDGYDLVSGWKKKRYDSVISKNIPSKIFNAAARKTSGVKLHDFNCGLKAYRKEVIKNIDVYGEMHRYIPVLAKNAGYSKITEKEVQHQARKFGKTKFGAERFLNGFLDLISIWFLSKFGRRPMHLFGALGVLMFIFGFISAGWIGISKLYKLYHGLPNVLVTSNPWFYIALAVMIIGTQLFLAGFLGELILRSKREKERYLINKTTSNL, encoded by the coding sequence ATGCAGATTTCCGTCGTTATTCCTCTTTTAAACGAAGAACAATCTCTAACTGAATTGTATAATTGGATCGCAAAAGTAATGCGGTCCAATTCCTTTTCACACGAGATCATTTTTATTGACGATGGCAGTACAGATGATTCCTGGAGAACCATTGAAGCTCTTGTAGACAGCGATAAAGCGGTTAAAGGAATTAAATTTAACAGAAACTACGGAAAATCACAGGCATTACACGCCGGTTTCTTAAGGGCACAGGGAGACGTGATTATCACTATGGATGCCGATCTGCAAGATAATCCCGAAGAAATCCCTGAACTATATAAACTTATTAAGGAGGATGGTTATGACCTTGTTTCTGGCTGGAAAAAGAAACGCTACGATTCGGTAATTTCAAAAAATATTCCTTCAAAAATCTTTAATGCCGCTGCAAGGAAAACTTCTGGAGTCAAACTGCATGATTTTAATTGCGGACTTAAAGCTTATAGAAAAGAAGTAATTAAAAACATTGATGTTTACGGCGAGATGCATCGCTATATTCCGGTGCTGGCGAAAAATGCCGGCTATTCAAAGATCACCGAAAAAGAAGTACAACACCAGGCCAGGAAATTCGGAAAAACAAAATTTGGTGCCGAACGTTTTCTTAATGGCTTTTTAGATCTTATCAGCATTTGGTTTCTTTCTAAATTTGGCAGAAGGCCTATGCACCTTTTTGGCGCCCTGGGAGTGCTCATGTTTATTTTCGGTTTTATCTCGGCCGGATGGATCGGTATTTCCAAACTCTACAAACTTTATCACGGTTTACCCAATGTTTTGGTAACTTCTAACCCCTGGTTTTATATCGCGCTGGCGGTAATGATAATTGGAACTCAATTATTCCTTGCCGGTTTTCTTGGAGAGCTCATTTTACGCTCTAAGCGGGAAAAAGAACGTTACCTTATCAATAAAACCACTTCAAATTTATAA
- a CDS encoding phospho-sugar mutase — translation MAQNKPEILAKAKAWLTDIFDENTQKKINHLIENDPKELEESFYKNAAFGTGGMRGIMGVGTNRINKYTLGKNTQGLSNLLKTEFKGEKLKVAIAYDCRNNSKELAQMVAEVFSANEIEVYLFSELRPTPELSFAVKHLDCHAGIVLTASHNPPEYNGYKVYWQDGGQLVPPQDTKLVDIINKLEYNEVNFKAKPEFIHKIDSEVDKAFQEASVENGSFNTSASAKDDLKIVFTSLHGTACKTNPQILEKAGYKNVFLVEEQKEPNGNFPTVKSPNPEEPEALKIALDLAEEKNADIVIGTDPDGDRLGVAVRDLNGKMILLNGNQTMLIMTWFLLEKHKEQNKLSKNSFVASTIVSTPMLKNITESYGAQYHEVLTGFKWIAKLIKDNPELDFVGGGEESFGYMVGDFVRDKDAATATLLACEIAAQMKANVSSFYEQLLQLYTEHGLYREELTSLVKKGIEGEAEIKQMLVDLRENPWKEIDGEKVVLIEDYHTSKAKNLQERIEEEINIPKSNVLIYYTENGTKIAARPSGTEPKIKFYFSVNSQLDKVEDFDTENAKLADKIQRIKNELQLG, via the coding sequence ATGGCTCAAAATAAACCAGAAATCCTGGCTAAGGCTAAAGCCTGGCTTACCGATATATTTGACGAAAACACTCAAAAAAAGATCAACCACCTTATAGAAAACGATCCAAAAGAACTGGAAGAGTCTTTCTATAAAAATGCAGCTTTTGGTACCGGTGGTATGCGCGGCATTATGGGCGTGGGCACCAACAGAATCAATAAATATACTCTAGGAAAAAACACCCAGGGACTTTCAAATTTATTGAAAACCGAATTTAAAGGTGAAAAATTAAAAGTAGCCATCGCTTACGATTGTAGAAATAATTCTAAAGAATTGGCGCAAATGGTAGCTGAAGTTTTTTCGGCAAACGAGATTGAAGTTTATTTATTTTCAGAATTAAGGCCAACACCAGAGCTTTCTTTCGCAGTTAAACACCTGGATTGTCACGCCGGGATCGTATTAACCGCTAGCCATAATCCGCCTGAATATAACGGCTACAAAGTATATTGGCAAGATGGTGGACAATTGGTTCCTCCGCAAGACACCAAGCTTGTAGATATAATTAATAAGCTGGAGTATAACGAGGTTAATTTTAAAGCAAAGCCAGAGTTTATTCATAAGATAGATAGTGAAGTAGATAAAGCATTCCAAGAAGCTTCAGTAGAAAACGGAAGTTTTAATACTTCGGCTTCGGCTAAAGACGATCTAAAAATAGTTTTTACCTCTCTGCACGGGACGGCTTGTAAGACCAATCCGCAAATTTTAGAAAAAGCAGGTTATAAAAATGTTTTTCTGGTAGAGGAGCAAAAAGAACCTAACGGAAACTTCCCAACGGTAAAATCTCCAAACCCGGAAGAACCAGAAGCCTTGAAAATAGCATTGGACTTGGCGGAAGAAAAGAATGCCGACATTGTTATTGGTACTGATCCCGACGGTGATCGTTTAGGAGTTGCTGTGCGTGATTTAAATGGAAAAATGATTTTGCTTAATGGAAACCAAACTATGCTTATCATGACGTGGTTTTTACTGGAAAAACACAAAGAGCAAAACAAACTTTCTAAAAACTCTTTTGTGGCTTCCACCATTGTTTCTACGCCAATGCTCAAAAATATTACCGAAAGCTATGGCGCACAATATCACGAAGTCTTAACCGGCTTTAAATGGATCGCGAAATTGATTAAAGATAATCCTGAGCTCGATTTTGTTGGTGGTGGTGAAGAAAGCTTCGGCTATATGGTTGGTGATTTTGTACGCGATAAAGACGCTGCAACCGCTACCCTACTCGCCTGCGAAATAGCTGCACAAATGAAAGCAAATGTAAGTTCTTTCTACGAACAACTATTGCAACTTTATACCGAACACGGACTTTACCGCGAAGAACTTACTTCTTTAGTGAAAAAAGGAATTGAAGGTGAGGCAGAAATAAAGCAAATGTTAGTAGATCTTAGGGAAAACCCATGGAAAGAGATAGATGGAGAGAAAGTGGTACTAATTGAAGATTATCACACTTCCAAAGCAAAAAACCTTCAGGAACGCATTGAAGAAGAGATCAATATTCCAAAATCTAACGTGCTTATTTACTATACTGAGAACGGAACAAAGATCGCTGCGAGACCTAGCGGTACAGAGCCAAAGATCAAATTCTATTTTAGCGTGAATTCACAACTGGATAAAGTTGAAGATTTTGATACTGAAAATGCGAAACTAGCCGATAAGATCCAGCGAATTAAAAATGAATTACAACTGGGCTAA
- a CDS encoding ABC transporter ATP-binding protein, translating to MTYLKKILQFAKPYKRFAILNIISNVFYALFSTLAFISFIPMLRVLFQEEKPISTKPVWNGEFGNIKDFANDYSNYFLNQQVEQYGEIAALVSICITVIVLFFLKNLFNYLALYFIANLRNGMLKDIRNRIYDKIVELPVSFFSEKRKGDFISRITSDVQEIQTSFLSMLELFVKEPLTLIFTLVFMIGISPKLTLFVLVFLPLAGLLISTIGKKLKSQSTQAQQENANFLTIVEESLSSLKIIKGFNAEDKFKRKFYSSTGRLNQILNTLLHRQNLASPMSEFLGVVVITIILWFGGRMVLIDNTMDASTFIGFLVLTYNILTPAKAISKATYSIQKGNASAERILEILETESTIQDDRNAVKKESFDENIEVENINFRYEKENVLKNFSMQVEKGKMIALVGQSGSGKSTIANLITRFYDVNEGVIKLDGHNIKGITKKSLRNLMGLVTQDSILFNDTVKNNIALGKDNATKEEIIEALKVANAWDFVKELPEGLETNIGDSGNKLSGGQKQRLSIARAVLKNPPIMILDEATSALDTESEKLVQKALENMMKNRTSIVIAHRLSTIQNADKIIVLHRGEIVEQGKHLELLAQKGTYQKLVEMQSFD from the coding sequence ATGACGTATTTAAAGAAGATTCTTCAGTTTGCAAAGCCTTATAAGCGTTTTGCAATACTTAATATTATTAGTAACGTTTTTTATGCGCTATTTAGCACCCTGGCGTTTATTTCTTTTATTCCAATGCTTCGGGTGCTTTTTCAGGAAGAAAAGCCTATTAGCACCAAACCGGTTTGGAATGGAGAATTTGGGAATATTAAAGATTTTGCTAATGATTATTCTAATTACTTTTTAAATCAACAGGTTGAACAATATGGAGAGATTGCCGCGCTGGTAAGTATTTGTATAACGGTAATTGTCTTGTTTTTTCTGAAAAACCTCTTCAATTATCTGGCGCTTTATTTTATTGCCAACCTTAGAAATGGGATGCTTAAAGATATAAGAAACCGTATCTACGACAAAATTGTGGAACTACCGGTTTCTTTCTTTTCTGAAAAAAGGAAAGGAGATTTTATTTCCAGGATCACCAGTGATGTTCAGGAAATCCAGACTTCATTTTTAAGCATGTTAGAGCTTTTTGTAAAGGAACCGCTTACGCTGATATTTACGTTAGTTTTTATGATTGGGATTAGTCCTAAACTAACGCTTTTTGTACTGGTTTTTCTTCCCCTGGCAGGTTTATTAATCTCCACAATAGGGAAGAAACTGAAATCACAATCTACCCAGGCGCAACAGGAAAACGCTAATTTTCTAACTATAGTTGAAGAATCACTTTCAAGTTTAAAAATTATTAAAGGCTTTAATGCTGAAGATAAATTCAAAAGAAAATTTTATAGCAGTACAGGCCGCTTAAATCAAATTTTAAATACGCTTTTGCATCGCCAGAACCTCGCTTCGCCTATGAGTGAATTTTTAGGGGTGGTGGTAATTACTATAATTTTATGGTTTGGTGGAAGAATGGTACTTATTGATAATACTATGGATGCCTCTACCTTTATAGGCTTTCTTGTATTAACCTACAATATTCTAACCCCGGCAAAAGCCATCTCTAAAGCAACATATTCTATCCAAAAAGGAAATGCCAGTGCAGAGCGAATCCTGGAAATCCTGGAAACCGAATCGACCATACAGGATGATAGAAATGCGGTGAAGAAAGAAAGTTTTGATGAGAATATTGAAGTGGAAAATATCAACTTTAGGTATGAGAAAGAGAATGTACTGAAGAATTTCTCCATGCAGGTTGAAAAAGGAAAGATGATTGCCCTTGTTGGCCAGTCTGGAAGTGGAAAATCTACCATAGCCAACCTCATAACCCGTTTTTATGATGTTAACGAAGGTGTGATTAAGCTTGACGGGCATAATATTAAAGGGATTACCAAAAAATCGCTTCGAAATTTAATGGGACTTGTCACCCAGGATTCTATACTTTTTAACGATACGGTAAAAAATAATATCGCTTTAGGTAAAGACAATGCCACGAAAGAAGAAATTATTGAGGCTCTAAAAGTAGCCAATGCCTGGGATTTCGTTAAAGAGCTTCCTGAAGGTCTTGAAACTAATATTGGAGACAGTGGTAATAAATTAAGTGGTGGGCAAAAACAACGTCTTTCTATTGCCCGTGCGGTACTTAAGAATCCACCAATTATGATTCTCGATGAAGCAACCTCTGCTCTGGATACAGAAAGCGAGAAACTGGTACAGAAAGCCCTGGAGAATATGATGAAAAATAGAACTTCTATCGTAATCGCGCATAGGCTTTCAACAATTCAAAATGCCGATAAGATTATTGTTTTACATCGCGGCGAGATCGTAGAACAGGGAAAACACTTAGAACTACTTGCCCAGAAAGGCACTTATCAAAAACTGGTAGAGATGCAATCTTTTGATTAG
- a CDS encoding RNA polymerase sigma factor, with protein sequence MKTSEDLLIKRLQEKKTSSEAFKELVSLYKERLYWHIRNMVKDHEDSHDVLQNTFIKVFKNIHNFKGESKLFSWMYRIATNEAISFLNKRAKRNQISSEDLQQQLIANLESDVYFEGDEIQLKLQKAIASLPAKQQQVFNMKYFQELKYREMSEILETSEGALKASYHHAAKKIEEYLKTN encoded by the coding sequence TTGAAAACGTCCGAAGATCTACTTATTAAACGCTTACAGGAAAAAAAGACTTCTTCAGAAGCTTTTAAAGAACTGGTATCTTTATACAAAGAGCGTCTATACTGGCATATACGTAACATGGTCAAAGACCATGAGGATTCTCATGATGTTCTTCAAAATACCTTTATTAAGGTATTTAAAAATATTCATAATTTTAAAGGAGAAAGTAAGTTGTTTTCCTGGATGTATCGCATCGCTACTAACGAGGCGATTAGCTTTTTAAATAAAAGAGCTAAACGCAATCAGATCTCTTCAGAAGATCTGCAACAACAGCTTATTGCTAATTTAGAAAGTGATGTTTATTTTGAAGGTGATGAAATTCAGCTCAAATTACAAAAAGCAATTGCCAGTCTTCCGGCGAAACAACAACAGGTTTTTAATATGAAATACTTTCAGGAGTTAAAATACCGGGAAATGTCAGAAATTTTAGAAACCAGTGAAGGAGCGCTAAAAGCTTCTTACCACCACGCTGCTAAAAAAATAGAGGAATACTTAAAAACGAATTAA
- a CDS encoding WD40/YVTN/BNR-like repeat-containing protein has translation MNRLVVFCLILIFSSCKNEKDAENKMQQKGTKDFSSVEIQTILEEDSLSIRAIEIIGNNLAFAANKGTFGMYSFGDNTWRTNTQKYDSLVPEYRAVAATDDDFFMLSVGSPALLYKTGDSGAMELVYKEENEKAFYDAMTFWNNKEGIAIGDPTNNCISIIITRDGGRTWKKLSCDLLPEVIEGEAAFAASNSNIAIKGDKTWILSGGMTSRVYFSPDKGATWEVFDTPLLDGKATTGGYTMDFYDENFGIILGGDYTNPEGNTGNKAITTDGGKTWELIAEGEEPGYKSSVRFIPNTGGEKIIATGFSGISISKDSGETWEELSNEGFYTLRFKNDSVAYAAGKGRIAKLTFR, from the coding sequence ATGAATAGACTTGTTGTTTTTTGCCTGATTTTGATATTTAGTAGTTGTAAAAATGAAAAAGACGCTGAAAATAAAATGCAACAGAAAGGGACAAAGGATTTTTCTTCAGTAGAAATCCAAACTATTCTAGAAGAAGATTCATTAAGTATTAGGGCTATTGAAATAATAGGGAATAACCTTGCTTTTGCCGCCAATAAAGGAACTTTTGGGATGTATAGTTTTGGCGATAACACCTGGCGCACCAATACCCAGAAATATGACAGCCTGGTTCCTGAATACAGGGCTGTGGCTGCTACCGACGATGACTTTTTTATGCTGAGCGTTGGAAGTCCTGCATTGCTTTATAAAACTGGAGATTCTGGCGCTATGGAATTAGTTTATAAAGAAGAAAATGAAAAAGCCTTTTATGATGCGATGACTTTTTGGAATAATAAAGAGGGAATTGCAATAGGCGATCCTACCAATAATTGTATATCCATAATCATTACTCGTGATGGAGGTAGAACCTGGAAAAAATTAAGTTGTGATCTTTTACCTGAAGTTATCGAAGGTGAAGCAGCCTTTGCAGCGAGTAATTCTAATATTGCTATTAAGGGCGATAAAACCTGGATTTTATCGGGAGGGATGACTTCGCGTGTATATTTTTCACCTGATAAAGGAGCGACCTGGGAGGTTTTTGATACTCCATTGCTGGATGGAAAAGCAACCACCGGAGGATATACCATGGATTTTTATGATGAAAACTTTGGGATAATTTTAGGAGGTGATTATACCAATCCTGAAGGGAATACCGGGAATAAAGCTATTACCACAGATGGCGGTAAAACCTGGGAATTAATTGCAGAAGGCGAGGAGCCGGGTTACAAAAGTAGTGTGCGATTTATACCAAATACTGGAGGCGAAAAAATCATTGCTACCGGTTTTAGTGGAATTTCAATTTCTAAAGATTCAGGAGAAACATGGGAAGAACTTTCTAATGAAGGTTTTTATACGCTGAGGTTTAAAAACGATTCGGTTGCTTATGCTGCTGGAAAAGGACGAATTGCAAAACTCACTTTTAGGTAA
- a CDS encoding RsmB/NOP family class I SAM-dependent RNA methyltransferase, with translation MRLHRNLVFATMDALNEIFNNGKYADKVIEQTLKRDKRWGSRDRSFIAETVYDIVRWKRLYAEIAEVKEPFDRENLFRLFTVWATLRGITLPDWPQFEGTPTRRIKGKFDSLSKIRKYRESIPDWMDELGVKELGEKVWEKEIAALNLQAPVILRANTLKTTKDKLRSALKDEEIISEPLKGYKSALKLEERGNVFRTQAFKNGFFEVQDASSQLVAEFLEVEPGMRVVDTCAGAGGKTLHLAALMENKGQIIATDIYGNKLKELKRRAKRAGAHNIDPRAIDSTKVIKKLYGTADRVLIDSPCSGLGVLSRNPDAKWKLQPEFIDRLIKTQAQIIETYSRIVKPGGKMVYATCSVLPSENEKQVENFLKNTEEGKKFKLVKEQKILSSETGFDGFYMALLEKKA, from the coding sequence ATGCGGTTACACAGGAATTTGGTTTTCGCAACCATGGATGCCTTAAATGAAATTTTTAATAATGGTAAATATGCCGACAAGGTCATTGAGCAAACCCTAAAACGTGATAAGCGTTGGGGCTCGAGAGATCGTAGTTTTATTGCCGAAACCGTTTACGATATTGTTCGCTGGAAAAGACTTTATGCCGAAATTGCTGAAGTAAAAGAGCCGTTTGATCGCGAAAATTTATTTCGACTATTTACGGTATGGGCTACCTTGCGAGGAATTACCTTACCAGACTGGCCACAATTTGAAGGCACTCCTACCCGAAGAATTAAAGGGAAATTTGATAGTTTAAGTAAAATTAGAAAATACCGCGAATCTATTCCCGACTGGATGGATGAGCTTGGAGTAAAAGAACTTGGCGAAAAAGTTTGGGAAAAAGAGATCGCAGCGCTAAACTTGCAAGCGCCGGTAATTTTAAGAGCCAACACTCTTAAAACTACCAAAGACAAATTACGCAGTGCTCTTAAGGATGAAGAAATAATTTCTGAACCTTTAAAAGGATATAAAAGCGCTTTAAAACTGGAAGAACGTGGAAACGTTTTTAGAACCCAGGCTTTTAAAAACGGCTTTTTTGAAGTTCAGGATGCATCCTCTCAACTTGTAGCTGAATTTCTTGAAGTAGAACCCGGAATGCGCGTGGTTGATACTTGTGCCGGTGCCGGCGGGAAAACGCTTCACCTGGCTGCTTTAATGGAAAACAAAGGCCAGATTATCGCTACCGATATCTACGGAAATAAACTTAAAGAACTTAAACGCCGCGCCAAACGTGCCGGCGCTCACAATATAGATCCGCGTGCAATTGATTCTACAAAAGTGATCAAAAAACTTTACGGAACTGCAGATCGCGTACTTATAGATTCCCCTTGTAGCGGACTCGGAGTTTTAAGCAGAAATCCAGATGCTAAATGGAAATTGCAACCTGAATTTATAGATAGGCTTATAAAAACCCAGGCCCAAATAATTGAAACTTACTCTCGCATTGTAAAACCGGGAGGAAAAATGGTTTACGCAACCTGTTCGGTTTTACCTTCTGAAAACGAGAAGCAAGTCGAAAATTTCTTAAAGAATACCGAAGAAGGGAAAAAATTCAAATTGGTTAAAGAACAAAAGATACTTTCTTCTGAAACCGGTTTTGATGGATTCTATATGGCACTTTTAGAGAAAAAAGCTTAA
- a CDS encoding lamin tail domain-containing protein yields the protein MKKYYFILLSIFIYSCSEDKATLPEELPPENNFSTEIFFSEYIEGTSFNKALEIVNLTGENIDLEAEAYSIRKQSNGAGDWMGEVILQGNLAHNSTFVIANESADISEITSKSNQLKTGAPLDFNGNDPVGLFKDGELVDIIGQMDNPEDFAKDQTLRRKQSITEPSLEYKAEDWNVYETNNVEDLSNY from the coding sequence ATGAAAAAATATTACTTTATACTCCTTTCTATATTTATTTATTCCTGTTCCGAAGATAAAGCTACGCTTCCTGAAGAACTTCCACCGGAAAATAATTTTTCTACTGAAATCTTCTTTTCAGAATATATTGAGGGCACTTCCTTCAATAAAGCACTCGAAATTGTAAATCTTACAGGGGAAAATATCGATCTGGAAGCTGAAGCTTATTCAATTAGAAAACAATCTAATGGCGCAGGCGACTGGATGGGAGAAGTTATCCTTCAAGGCAATCTAGCTCATAATTCAACTTTCGTTATCGCTAATGAGTCTGCAGATATTTCTGAAATCACGTCTAAATCCAATCAATTAAAAACCGGCGCACCACTAGATTTTAACGGCAACGATCCTGTAGGGCTTTTTAAAGATGGAGAATTAGTAGATATAATTGGGCAAATGGATAATCCTGAAGATTTTGCCAAAGACCAAACCTTAAGAAGAAAACAATCTATAACAGAACCTTCTCTTGAATACAAAGCTGAAGATTGGAACGTTTATGAAACTAATAATGTAGAAGATTTGAGCAATTACTAA